The Geothrix sp. genome has a window encoding:
- a CDS encoding Ig-like domain-containing protein: GAVTAQTQVSVTAATLTALSITPTAPSLAKGATKQLTAMGAYSDGTSRDLTATVAWSSAAPAIASVNGSGLVTAVGAGTTTLTAASGATTAQVQVTVTPATLLSIAVTPANGSVTKGGTKTFTATGTFSDGSTGPVSVTWTSSAPAVASINASGIATGLTVGTTTLTAASGGITGSATLAVSAATLSSLQVTPANPTVASGSTTPLTATGTYTDGSTANLTASATWASASPAIALVNAGGLVTGVAGGTTTITATSGAITGSATVTVTAPTTVTLIEVSPASATLPLNNAQDFQALVTWSNGTRLNMTYDVQWTSTNNAVIGIDNLGHATALGAGTASIRATYGGVTGQAAVTVTAPTLTSISLAPTTAPLTVGGTVDLTATGNFSNNTSTVPYDTNVAWTSSNPAVATVESHGVVTAVGAGTATISAAAGGVTGTATVTVTAPAATFDPALVGNWEFIDVTGTWGSFYTFNANGTFTYSLVYLNHDVCISTSKRVATRSGTFSSAPGKIILNITTSFDDVFNCSGAGQRFIFQPSVQEHQAYFQSGLLYTNNPNDFQATGWLGHIKK; this comes from the coding sequence GGTGCCGTGACCGCCCAGACCCAGGTCTCCGTCACCGCAGCCACCCTCACGGCCCTGTCGATCACGCCGACCGCTCCCTCGCTGGCCAAGGGCGCCACGAAGCAGCTCACGGCCATGGGCGCCTACTCTGATGGCACGAGCCGGGACCTGACGGCCACCGTCGCCTGGTCCAGCGCCGCCCCGGCCATCGCCTCCGTGAACGGCTCCGGGCTGGTGACGGCCGTCGGCGCCGGGACCACCACCCTGACCGCCGCCTCCGGGGCCACCACGGCCCAGGTCCAGGTCACCGTCACCCCCGCCACGCTGCTCTCCATCGCCGTCACCCCGGCCAACGGCTCCGTGACCAAGGGCGGGACCAAGACCTTCACGGCCACCGGAACCTTCTCGGACGGAAGCACCGGTCCGGTCTCCGTGACCTGGACCTCGTCCGCCCCCGCCGTGGCCTCCATCAACGCCTCGGGCATCGCCACCGGGCTCACCGTGGGAACCACCACTCTCACCGCCGCCAGCGGAGGCATCACCGGCAGCGCCACCCTCGCCGTGAGCGCCGCAACCCTCTCCAGCCTCCAGGTGACTCCGGCCAATCCCACCGTCGCCAGCGGCTCGACCACCCCCCTCACGGCCACGGGCACCTACACCGATGGCAGTACCGCCAATCTCACGGCCTCCGCCACCTGGGCTTCGGCCTCGCCGGCCATCGCCCTGGTCAATGCCGGCGGTCTCGTCACCGGCGTCGCCGGGGGCACCACCACCATCACCGCCACCTCGGGGGCCATCACCGGCAGCGCCACCGTCACGGTCACGGCCCCGACGACCGTCACCCTGATCGAAGTCTCCCCCGCCAGCGCCACCCTGCCCCTGAACAACGCCCAGGACTTCCAGGCCCTCGTGACCTGGTCCAACGGCACGCGCCTCAACATGACCTACGATGTGCAGTGGACCTCCACGAACAACGCCGTCATCGGCATCGACAACCTCGGCCACGCCACGGCCCTCGGCGCCGGCACGGCTTCCATTCGCGCCACCTACGGCGGCGTCACCGGACAGGCCGCGGTCACCGTGACCGCCCCCACCCTGACCTCCATCTCACTGGCTCCGACCACCGCGCCCCTCACAGTGGGCGGCACCGTGGACCTCACCGCCACGGGGAATTTCTCGAACAACACCTCCACCGTGCCCTACGACACCAATGTGGCTTGGACCTCCTCCAACCCGGCGGTGGCGACGGTCGAGAGCCATGGCGTGGTGACGGCCGTGGGCGCAGGTACCGCCACGATCAGCGCCGCGGCCGGCGGCGTGACGGGCACGGCCACCGTGACCGTCACCGCTCCGGCAGCCACCTTCGACCCCGCCTTGGTGGGGAACTGGGAGTTCATCGATGTCACCGGCACCTGGGGCAGTTTCTACACCTTCAATGCCAATGGCACCTTCACCTACTCGCTGGTCTACCTCAACCACGATGTCTGCATCAGCACCTCCAAGCGGGTCGCCACCCGGTCGGGCACCTTCTCCAGCGCCCCCGGGAAGATCATCCTGAACATCACCACCTCGTTCGATGATGTCTTCAATTGCAGCGGGGCCGGCCAGCGCTTCATCTTCCAGCCCAGCGTGCAGGAGCACCAGGCCTACTTCCAGAGCGGATTGCTCTATACGAACAATCCCAACGACTTCCAGGCCACCGGTTGGCTGGGCCACATCAAGAAGTGA
- a CDS encoding GNAT family N-acetyltransferase produces the protein MAFRIQPFQTGLETQVLDLILPIQQVEFGVPITAADQPDLGRIPEVYQSGRGGFWVGLEGDRVVGTLGLIDFGQAPGGGGALRKMFLHPDQRGTGLAQALLDTLLAHARTQGLPGLWLGTLPHMAAAHRFYERNNFHRVEPEALPPDFPRMPVDTVFYTRESV, from the coding sequence ATGGCTTTCCGCATCCAGCCTTTCCAGACGGGCCTCGAAACCCAGGTGCTCGACCTGATCCTGCCCATCCAGCAGGTCGAGTTCGGCGTGCCCATCACGGCGGCGGATCAGCCGGATCTGGGTCGCATCCCCGAGGTCTACCAGTCCGGCAGGGGGGGCTTCTGGGTGGGCCTGGAGGGCGATCGGGTGGTGGGCACCCTCGGCCTCATCGATTTCGGCCAGGCCCCCGGCGGCGGAGGCGCCCTGCGGAAGATGTTCCTCCACCCCGATCAGCGCGGCACCGGCTTGGCCCAGGCCCTGCTCGACACGCTGCTGGCCCACGCCCGGACCCAGGGCCTGCCGGGCCTCTGGCTGGGCACCCTGCCCCACATGGCGGCGGCCCATCGCTTCTACGAGCGCAACAACTTCCACCGGGTCGAGCCCGAAGCGCTGCCCCCTGACTTCCCCCGCATGCCCGTCGATACCGTGTTCTACACCCGGGAGTCCGTCTGA
- a CDS encoding serine/threonine-protein kinase, translating to MSLLLSSLDGRITLKGLLGTGGMGEVHRAWDAGLERPVAVKFVRSSDLKEADRLLLEARLQARVEHPNVVRVHDTGTLEGRPCILLQLVEGRTFADLHASDDWRTKVVLAAQAARGLGAAHRMGLIHRDVKPANILVEDTEEGPQARLSDFGLARDEEGGLTRSGLMMGTVDFMAPEQVTGVAPVDFRADIYGLGATLYAVLTGHPPFRTTPGPTASAPSTRDLRAATPEGDLHPGDLLRRVLEEEPRSLRAQVPGLPKDLAIIIAKAMEKDPSRRYATAEALAEDLERASRGEPIQATRVGLLDQVNRWSRRNRMTARVLAGAVALLLLGLGYTLVASRRAGLIALENARLGAEAAAMESVLKREYLLPAHDLRPVIQAIRRKMAVLAVDGTRAEAPRAYALGRGHQLLEEWPEARVQLERARSLGFRTQESELVYGLVLAELYDQGLKQARTIPDPGIRQARLEALREELLKPSVAAIRAQAAAMPERTHTLLGQVDLLEGRLEEALQHAKDAQASPVEQAEGLFLEARILVEKRELLYVKHAHQEAMGALQAAARALEAARLIARSDPRVAEALVQCSLLMASHQRSLGAPTAETLAQARTWFEEAKALHGDEGRLAVIEAVLWQRLSMSKKDVGQSGVQEDTAALELLRQAVIRYPLQTDLYRHLANAYYSYCYAKVAAGEDPGNSFELGYQAVESALKLSPQDWRLPYTGALLAQPESLYLNTRGLDARAAAQRGIQYAERAIRLGAAANAKGIRADCLVELAKAQYGAGEDPTGTLQRIMEDNAQGVSLAPTDQIMRINATAAAIQAAQLVRNLKGDIRPYLEKAAQWNEGSQPKYIEAQRNRLDLRLLQVQAGPREGQLEACDRLIQDCQSVEKQFHTPLPFQSGSAWRLKARLQLQAGVDPSAAFAEARKQFLGMEKENPSNVQAYAETAFTCLEEARWRLARGPASPRPLEAARAALDRFRKVQADQTLLFALEAALLRLEAGLAPADQRAPILEQASGLWNRALTRNRHLGIHPEFAGLHLGS from the coding sequence ATGAGCCTGCTGCTGAGTTCCCTGGATGGGCGCATCACCCTGAAGGGCCTGCTGGGCACCGGCGGCATGGGCGAGGTCCACCGGGCCTGGGATGCAGGCCTGGAGCGCCCCGTGGCGGTGAAGTTCGTGCGCAGCAGCGACCTGAAGGAGGCCGACCGGCTGCTGCTGGAAGCGCGCCTCCAGGCCCGGGTGGAGCATCCGAATGTGGTGCGCGTACACGACACGGGCACGCTGGAAGGGCGCCCCTGCATCCTCCTCCAGCTGGTGGAGGGGCGGACCTTCGCGGACCTCCACGCCAGCGACGACTGGCGGACCAAGGTCGTGCTCGCGGCCCAGGCCGCCCGCGGCCTGGGCGCGGCCCACCGCATGGGCCTGATCCATCGGGATGTGAAGCCGGCCAACATCCTTGTCGAGGACACGGAGGAAGGGCCCCAGGCGCGCCTGTCGGACTTTGGCCTGGCCCGGGACGAGGAGGGCGGGCTCACCCGCTCGGGCCTGATGATGGGCACGGTGGATTTCATGGCCCCGGAGCAGGTGACGGGGGTCGCGCCCGTGGATTTCCGCGCAGACATCTACGGACTGGGCGCCACGCTCTACGCCGTGCTCACGGGCCATCCGCCCTTCAGGACCACGCCGGGTCCCACGGCATCCGCCCCGAGCACCCGTGACCTGCGGGCCGCCACCCCGGAAGGGGACCTCCATCCCGGGGACCTGCTGCGCCGGGTCCTGGAGGAGGAGCCGCGCTCCCTCCGGGCCCAGGTGCCCGGTCTTCCCAAAGATCTGGCCATCATCATCGCCAAGGCCATGGAGAAGGATCCCTCGCGGCGCTACGCCACCGCCGAGGCCCTGGCCGAGGACCTGGAGCGGGCCAGCCGAGGCGAGCCCATCCAGGCGACCCGGGTGGGGCTCCTGGATCAAGTGAACCGCTGGTCCCGGCGGAACCGCATGACGGCCCGCGTCCTCGCGGGGGCGGTGGCTCTGCTCCTGCTGGGCCTGGGCTATACCCTGGTCGCCTCCCGGCGGGCGGGCTTGATTGCGCTGGAGAACGCCCGGCTCGGCGCGGAAGCGGCCGCCATGGAAAGCGTGCTGAAGCGGGAGTACCTGCTGCCGGCCCATGATCTGCGGCCCGTCATTCAGGCCATCCGCCGGAAGATGGCCGTCCTCGCGGTGGATGGGACCCGCGCCGAGGCGCCCCGGGCCTATGCCCTGGGCCGAGGTCACCAGCTCCTGGAGGAATGGCCCGAGGCCCGGGTCCAGCTGGAAAGGGCCCGCTCGCTCGGTTTCAGGACCCAGGAGAGCGAGCTGGTCTATGGCCTCGTCCTGGCCGAACTCTACGATCAGGGCCTCAAGCAGGCCCGGACCATTCCTGACCCCGGAATCCGGCAGGCCCGCCTGGAAGCCCTCCGGGAGGAACTGCTGAAACCCTCCGTGGCCGCCATCCGGGCCCAGGCGGCCGCGATGCCCGAGCGCACCCACACCCTTCTGGGGCAGGTGGACCTGCTGGAGGGCCGCCTGGAGGAGGCGCTCCAGCATGCCAAGGATGCCCAGGCCTCCCCGGTGGAACAGGCCGAAGGCTTGTTCCTGGAAGCCCGGATCCTGGTCGAGAAGCGGGAGCTGTTGTATGTGAAGCACGCCCACCAGGAGGCCATGGGGGCCCTTCAGGCCGCGGCCCGCGCGCTGGAAGCGGCCCGCCTGATCGCCCGGAGCGATCCCAGGGTGGCCGAGGCCCTGGTGCAGTGCAGCCTTCTGATGGCCAGCCACCAGAGATCGCTCGGCGCTCCGACGGCCGAGACATTGGCCCAGGCCCGGACCTGGTTCGAGGAGGCCAAGGCCCTGCATGGAGACGAAGGCCGGCTGGCCGTCATCGAGGCGGTCCTGTGGCAGCGCCTCAGCATGTCGAAAAAGGATGTGGGGCAGAGCGGCGTCCAGGAGGACACCGCCGCCCTGGAGCTGCTGCGCCAGGCTGTCATCCGGTACCCCCTGCAGACGGACCTCTACCGCCATCTGGCCAATGCGTACTACAGCTACTGCTACGCCAAGGTCGCCGCCGGCGAGGACCCCGGGAACAGCTTCGAGCTGGGCTATCAGGCCGTGGAGTCGGCCCTGAAGCTCTCCCCGCAGGATTGGCGGCTTCCCTATACGGGGGCCCTGCTGGCTCAACCCGAGAGCCTGTATCTGAACACCCGCGGGCTCGATGCCCGGGCGGCCGCCCAGCGGGGCATCCAGTACGCGGAACGGGCCATCCGCCTCGGGGCCGCGGCGAATGCGAAGGGGATCCGGGCGGATTGCCTGGTGGAACTGGCCAAGGCGCAGTACGGGGCTGGGGAAGATCCTACGGGAACCCTCCAGCGGATCATGGAGGACAACGCCCAGGGCGTCAGCCTGGCCCCGACGGATCAGATCATGCGCATCAACGCCACGGCGGCGGCCATCCAGGCCGCCCAGCTGGTCCGGAACCTCAAGGGGGACATCCGGCCCTACCTTGAGAAAGCGGCCCAGTGGAACGAGGGGAGCCAGCCCAAGTACATCGAGGCCCAGCGGAACCGGCTGGACCTCCGGTTGCTCCAAGTGCAGGCGGGCCCGCGGGAGGGGCAGCTGGAGGCCTGCGACCGCCTCATCCAGGACTGCCAGTCGGTGGAGAAGCAATTCCACACCCCGCTGCCCTTCCAGTCGGGATCGGCCTGGCGGCTGAAGGCCCGGCTGCAGCTCCAGGCGGGCGTGGATCCGTCCGCGGCTTTCGCGGAAGCGCGCAAACAGTTCCTGGGCATGGAGAAAGAGAACCCCTCGAATGTGCAGGCCTACGCGGAGACCGCCTTCACCTGCCTGGAGGAGGCCCGGTGGCGCCTGGCCCGGGGGCCGGCTTCTCCGAGGCCCCTCGAGGCGGCCCGGGCGGCGCTGGACCGCTTCCGGAAGGTGCAGGCCGATCAGACGCTCCTGTTCGCCCTGGAGGCGGCGCTGCTGCGCCTGGAGGCCGGGCTCGCCCCCGCCGATCAGAGGGCCCCGATCCTGGAACAGGCCAGTGGGCTGTGGAACCGGGCCCTGACGCGCAATCGCCACCTCGGCATCCATCCGGAATTTGCGGGCCTTCACCTCGGTTCCTAG
- a CDS encoding YraN family protein, translated as MTLWLLWARGWDLVAWRQKLGRYELDLLLSRGPELRLLEVKARRPGAWVGADTALEPEQRLRLQRALRTWLDRVPWPGRVTFQRVSWAGWRWKFHAPERWDGLKVARES; from the coding sequence CTGACGCTCTGGCTGCTCTGGGCCCGGGGCTGGGACCTGGTGGCCTGGCGGCAGAAATTGGGCCGCTACGAGCTGGACCTGCTGCTGAGCCGGGGGCCGGAATTGCGGCTCCTGGAGGTGAAGGCCCGGCGCCCCGGAGCCTGGGTGGGCGCCGACACGGCCCTGGAGCCCGAGCAGCGCCTCCGCCTGCAGCGGGCCCTCCGGACCTGGCTCGACCGCGTGCCCTGGCCCGGGAGGGTCACCTTCCAGCGGGTGAGCTGGGCCGGGTGGCGTTGGAAATTCCACGCTCCGGAGCGCTGGGATGGGCTCAAGGTGGCCCGGGAGTCCTAG
- the flhA gene encoding flagellar biosynthesis protein FlhA produces MLTFLDRLLPYMARLSRRSDLAAPVFVMIVLVVMVLPLPAFMLDLLIVLNITLSLVILMVGMYVPRPKEFSSYPSVLLVVTLFRLAINVATTRRILLFAGDQGADAAGHMVKAFGQFVVGGSYVIGLVVFLILLAIQFLVINHGAGRIAEVTARFTLDALPGKQMAIDADLNAGYIDEQEARRRRKDLQEEAGFYGAMDGAVKFTQRDSVAALIILAVNIVAGIILGVVRYNLPVTQALEVYTLLTVGDGLVTVIPSLLISVGGAILTTRSGSDATGLGSQVLGQMGADHRPLAIAASVLFLFGAVPGLPLFPFWVMGSVFGVMAYAAWKLPKPAPGAEEAAAAAEKAKAAAAEGGERVEGLLKVDPLGLEVGYSLIPLLDVNQGGTVLERIKAVRRQMAQELGIVVPPVRIRDNLQLPPHTYRLLLRSEEIARAELQPTQFLAMNPGTATEDLAGTPTSEPAFGLPAYWIPDAQRDRAQMLGYTVVEPATVLTTHLSELIKQHAPDLLGRPEVQHLLDTLKETSPRLVDDLIPNVVSVTTLQKVMHNLLRERVPVRDLGRILEATADAATMTKDVGFITEYVRQALGRVLTSPHLSETGELGVLVLDPQIEQTLQGGIEQTDRGSFLALEPGRTQELLTRIANGIAALLPGAQPVLLTNPVVRPHLRRLLERALPHLVVLSHSEVPMDVRVVNLGTVS; encoded by the coding sequence ATGTTGACCTTCCTGGACCGTCTGCTTCCGTATATGGCCCGCCTCTCGCGGCGGTCGGACCTCGCTGCGCCCGTTTTCGTGATGATCGTGCTGGTGGTGATGGTCCTGCCCCTGCCGGCCTTCATGCTGGACCTGCTCATCGTCCTGAACATCACCCTGAGCCTGGTGATCCTGATGGTGGGCATGTATGTGCCCCGCCCCAAGGAGTTCAGCTCGTACCCCTCGGTGCTGCTGGTGGTGACGCTTTTCCGTCTGGCCATCAATGTGGCCACCACCCGCCGGATCCTGCTCTTCGCCGGGGACCAGGGGGCGGATGCCGCCGGTCACATGGTGAAGGCCTTTGGCCAGTTCGTGGTGGGCGGCAGCTATGTCATCGGCCTGGTGGTCTTCCTGATTCTGCTGGCCATCCAGTTCCTGGTGATCAACCACGGCGCCGGCCGCATCGCCGAAGTGACCGCCCGGTTCACGCTGGACGCCCTGCCCGGCAAGCAGATGGCCATCGACGCCGACCTGAACGCGGGCTACATCGATGAGCAGGAGGCCCGTCGGCGCCGCAAGGATCTCCAGGAGGAGGCCGGATTCTATGGGGCCATGGACGGCGCCGTGAAGTTCACCCAGCGGGACTCCGTGGCGGCCCTGATCATCCTGGCCGTCAACATCGTGGCGGGCATCATCCTGGGCGTGGTGCGCTACAACCTGCCCGTGACGCAGGCCCTGGAGGTCTACACGCTGCTGACGGTGGGCGACGGTCTGGTGACGGTGATCCCCAGCCTGCTCATCAGCGTGGGCGGCGCCATCCTCACCACCCGCAGCGGCAGCGACGCCACGGGCCTGGGAAGCCAGGTGCTGGGCCAGATGGGTGCAGACCACCGGCCCCTGGCCATCGCCGCCTCGGTTCTCTTCCTCTTCGGGGCGGTTCCGGGCCTGCCCCTGTTCCCCTTCTGGGTCATGGGCTCCGTCTTCGGCGTCATGGCCTATGCAGCCTGGAAGCTGCCGAAGCCGGCCCCCGGCGCCGAGGAGGCCGCTGCCGCCGCGGAAAAGGCCAAGGCCGCTGCCGCGGAAGGTGGGGAGCGGGTCGAAGGCCTGCTCAAGGTCGACCCCCTGGGCCTGGAGGTGGGCTACAGCCTCATCCCCCTGCTCGATGTGAACCAGGGCGGCACGGTGCTGGAGCGCATCAAGGCCGTGCGGCGCCAGATGGCCCAGGAGCTGGGCATCGTGGTGCCCCCCGTGCGCATCCGCGACAACCTGCAGCTCCCCCCCCACACCTATCGCCTGCTGCTCCGGAGCGAGGAGATCGCCCGGGCCGAGCTGCAGCCCACCCAGTTCCTGGCCATGAACCCCGGCACCGCCACGGAGGACCTGGCCGGCACGCCCACCTCGGAGCCCGCCTTCGGCCTGCCGGCCTACTGGATTCCCGACGCCCAGCGGGACCGGGCCCAGATGCTGGGCTACACAGTGGTAGAACCCGCCACCGTGCTCACCACCCACCTGTCGGAACTCATCAAGCAGCACGCGCCAGACCTGCTGGGCCGGCCCGAGGTCCAGCACCTCCTCGACACCCTCAAGGAGACCTCGCCACGGCTGGTGGATGACCTCATCCCCAATGTGGTCAGCGTGACCACCCTCCAGAAGGTGATGCACAATCTCCTGCGGGAGCGTGTGCCCGTACGGGACCTGGGCCGCATCCTCGAGGCCACGGCCGATGCCGCCACCATGACCAAGGATGTGGGCTTCATCACCGAATATGTCCGCCAGGCCCTGGGCCGCGTGCTCACGAGCCCGCACCTGTCCGAGACCGGGGAGTTGGGCGTGCTGGTGCTCGATCCCCAGATCGAACAGACCCTCCAGGGCGGCATCGAGCAAACCGACCGGGGGAGCTTCCTGGCCCTGGAGCCGGGCCGCACCCAGGAGCTGCTCACCCGCATCGCCAACGGCATCGCGGCCCTCCTGCCCGGCGCCCAGCCGGTACTCCTGACCAATCCCGTCGTGCGCCCTCACCTTCGGCGCCTCCTGGAGCGGGCCCTGCCCCACCTGGTGGTGCTGAGCCACAGCGAGGTGCCCATGGATGTCCGCGTCGTGAACCTGGGCACTGTTTCATGA
- a CDS encoding 3'-5' exonuclease: MTQEPLLEPASPALRELQFAVLDLETTGGSPKARWGKDGRFIQPSEITEVGLVRLSGVVVEDRYSSLASIQGFLPEEIQRLTGISLPMLAGAPPWEQVALKLAPQLEGRVWVAHHAPYDGSFLKAWLPEGVWRRHRLICTRLLAKKLIPELPRRSLAELCAFLGITNTRAHRALQDAEATAEALQHLIQRAEDRGMDGEAFLAAGEVPWAKV; encoded by the coding sequence ATGACGCAGGAGCCGCTCCTCGAGCCTGCCTCCCCCGCCCTCCGGGAACTCCAGTTCGCCGTGCTGGACCTGGAGACCACGGGAGGCAGCCCGAAGGCCCGCTGGGGCAAGGACGGGCGGTTCATCCAGCCCTCTGAGATCACGGAAGTCGGCCTGGTGCGCCTCTCGGGCGTGGTGGTGGAGGATCGCTACTCCAGCCTGGCCTCCATCCAGGGCTTCCTCCCCGAGGAGATCCAGCGTCTCACGGGCATCAGCCTGCCCATGCTGGCGGGCGCCCCGCCCTGGGAGCAGGTGGCCCTGAAGCTGGCCCCGCAACTGGAGGGCCGCGTCTGGGTGGCCCATCATGCGCCCTATGACGGCAGCTTCCTCAAGGCCTGGCTCCCCGAAGGCGTCTGGCGCCGCCACCGGCTCATCTGCACCCGCCTGTTGGCCAAGAAGCTCATTCCTGAGCTGCCCCGGCGCAGCTTGGCCGAGCTCTGCGCCTTCCTCGGCATCACCAACACCCGGGCCCATCGCGCCCTGCAGGACGCCGAGGCCACGGCCGAGGCGCTCCAACACCTCATTCAGCGGGCCGAGGACCGGGGCATGGATGGCGAAGCCTTCCTCGCCGCCGGCGAAGTACCCTGGGCCAAGGTCTGA
- a CDS encoding PLP-dependent aminotransferase family protein, which translates to MSARTPTVFLDPQSREPVYLQIAHSLMQEIHRGRLHPGDGLPGYRTLGERLGVSRNTVMAAYRELQAEGWVVSTPGEGSVVAPDPPTRLPGQPPSTGTVPEGITMGFDLASGRLEEAPKGSPGLLKVASGLPDPRLLPGAELARAYRRALVLNRQQNLELEDPQGHPMLRQSLARMLSESRGIAASPENILVTRGSQMALFLVGQALISAGEAVAVEALGHPGVWEAFARGGARCLPVPVDAEGMRVGALAQLAESERLRAVFVTPLRQYPTLVALSAERRARLMAMAQAHRFAVIENDQDSEFLFEGRPRAPLAAEDRAGVVIHVGTLSKIFSPNLRLGFVHGPAPLVARMRALRQALDRQGDMVLERAFAELLDDGAIHRHLNRMQQTYRIRRDVLCRALDRALGGELTFQVPEGGLALWARVAEGVDVDRWAARALEHGVAFQPGRRFAFDGGPVQALRLGFSNYPESDLEEVALRMRAALGEGRALGEDR; encoded by the coding sequence CTGAGCGCTAGGACGCCCACCGTATTTCTCGATCCCCAGAGCCGGGAGCCGGTCTATCTGCAGATCGCCCACTCCCTCATGCAGGAGATCCACCGCGGACGCCTCCATCCCGGGGATGGCCTGCCGGGCTACCGGACCCTTGGTGAGCGGTTGGGGGTGAGTCGCAACACTGTGATGGCCGCCTACCGGGAGCTGCAGGCGGAGGGTTGGGTGGTCTCCACGCCGGGGGAGGGCAGTGTCGTGGCGCCAGACCCCCCGACCCGGCTGCCTGGGCAGCCTCCTTCGACGGGGACGGTTCCCGAGGGGATCACCATGGGCTTCGATCTGGCATCGGGGCGGCTGGAAGAGGCTCCCAAGGGTTCGCCGGGCCTGCTGAAGGTCGCCAGCGGCCTTCCGGATCCCCGCCTGCTGCCTGGCGCGGAGCTGGCCCGGGCCTACCGCCGGGCCCTGGTCCTGAACCGTCAGCAGAACCTGGAACTGGAGGATCCGCAGGGTCACCCCATGCTGCGCCAGTCGCTGGCACGGATGCTCAGCGAATCCCGGGGCATCGCCGCCTCCCCGGAAAACATCCTGGTCACCCGCGGCAGCCAGATGGCCCTGTTCCTGGTGGGGCAGGCCCTGATCTCGGCCGGCGAGGCCGTGGCGGTCGAGGCCCTGGGCCACCCCGGCGTCTGGGAGGCGTTCGCCCGGGGCGGGGCGCGCTGCCTTCCGGTGCCGGTGGATGCCGAGGGGATGCGCGTCGGCGCCCTGGCGCAGTTGGCGGAATCCGAGCGCCTGCGGGCCGTCTTCGTCACGCCGCTGCGCCAGTACCCCACCCTGGTGGCTCTGTCGGCCGAGCGACGCGCCCGCCTCATGGCCATGGCCCAGGCCCATCGGTTCGCCGTCATCGAGAACGACCAGGACAGCGAGTTCCTCTTCGAGGGCCGTCCGCGGGCCCCCCTGGCGGCCGAGGACCGCGCCGGGGTGGTGATCCATGTCGGCACCCTCAGCAAGATCTTCAGCCCCAACCTGCGCCTGGGTTTCGTGCACGGACCGGCTCCGCTTGTCGCCCGCATGCGCGCCCTGCGGCAGGCCCTCGACCGCCAGGGGGACATGGTGCTGGAGCGGGCCTTTGCCGAGCTGCTGGACGACGGGGCCATCCATCGCCATCTCAACCGCATGCAGCAGACCTACCGGATCCGCCGCGATGTCCTGTGCCGTGCGCTGGATCGCGCCCTGGGCGGGGAGCTGACCTTCCAGGTGCCCGAAGGGGGGCTGGCCTTGTGGGCCCGGGTGGCTGAAGGGGTGGATGTGGACCGCTGGGCGGCCCGGGCCCTCGAGCACGGCGTGGCCTTCCAGCCCGGACGGCGGTTCGCGTTCGATGGCGGTCCGGTGCAGGCCCTGCGCCTGGGCTTCTCGAACTATCCCGAATCCGACCTGGAGGAGGTGGCCCTCCGGATGCGCGCCGCGCTGGGAGAGGGTCGAGCGCTGGGAGAAGACCGATGA
- a CDS encoding Ig-like domain-containing protein has translation MRTAPARTHLGALSLLLSGVLSFVITACGGGGGSNPPAPPAPPAATATLTALSLSPNSPSLTLGATRQMTATGAYSDGTTRDLTATVTWSSATPAVVSVNSSGLATAVAAGTATLTATSGAVTAQTQVSVTSATLTALSLSPNAP, from the coding sequence ATGCGCACCGCCCCCGCCCGAACCCACCTCGGCGCCCTGAGCCTCCTGCTCTCGGGCGTACTGTCTTTCGTGATCACCGCCTGCGGGGGAGGTGGGGGATCCAATCCTCCCGCTCCTCCGGCGCCCCCAGCCGCCACGGCCACCCTCACGGCCCTGTCCCTCAGCCCGAACAGCCCCTCCCTCACCCTCGGCGCCACCCGGCAGATGACGGCGACGGGCGCCTATTCCGATGGCACGACCAGGGATCTGACGGCCACCGTCACCTGGTCCAGCGCCACCCCGGCTGTCGTCTCCGTGAACAGTTCCGGGCTGGCGACGGCCGTCGCCGCCGGCACCGCCACCCTGACCGCCACCTCCGGAGCCGTGACGGCCCAAACCCAGGTCTCCGTCACCTCAGCGACCCTCACGGCCCTGTCCCTCAGCCCGAACGCCCC